From Rubripirellula reticaptiva, the proteins below share one genomic window:
- a CDS encoding phosphatase PAP2 family protein, protein MSYKEDPPTGGGIPIFGKPIAEEVIKFRITSLLWMAGITILMVPMATLVDVPISRWFFHEPLPTVVGQTLDLSSYYAHGTGVFLILLGVIVLAPTRRWYVPRLATLAMGGGAVATLTKMFVMRPRPNSLNLDVASYDYAWIWSFDWTLDHIANFDASTRAFPSASLATAAALTAGLWVVLPTGRWMFVSICIGTMLQRLACGAHFVSDLFGSASIGLAWAFVCFHPSLLGSLFDKMEPERRPRRRRRAYSNPNFRVTNKPDPKIELPISEEDRFAA, encoded by the coding sequence ATGTCCTACAAAGAAGACCCGCCTACTGGCGGCGGAATACCGATTTTTGGCAAGCCGATCGCCGAGGAAGTCATTAAATTCCGCATCACCAGTTTGCTCTGGATGGCGGGGATCACAATTCTGATGGTCCCAATGGCAACGCTAGTTGACGTTCCGATTTCGCGTTGGTTCTTTCACGAACCATTACCGACGGTGGTCGGGCAGACGCTAGATTTGTCTAGTTACTATGCACACGGCACAGGCGTGTTTTTGATTTTGCTGGGTGTGATCGTTCTAGCGCCAACTCGTCGCTGGTACGTGCCTCGGCTTGCAACGCTAGCGATGGGTGGCGGTGCCGTCGCAACTCTGACGAAGATGTTTGTCATGCGTCCTCGTCCAAACAGTTTGAACCTTGACGTCGCCAGTTACGACTACGCTTGGATTTGGTCCTTTGACTGGACGCTCGATCATATTGCCAATTTTGACGCCAGCACGCGCGCGTTTCCGAGCGCATCGTTGGCGACGGCTGCCGCGTTGACGGCTGGGCTCTGGGTCGTGCTGCCAACCGGTCGTTGGATGTTCGTCAGCATTTGTATTGGCACCATGCTTCAGCGACTCGCTTGTGGCGCCCACTTTGTTAGCGACTTGTTCGGATCAGCATCGATTGGTCTGGCTTGGGCATTTGTTTGTTTCCATCCCTCGCTGCTTGGCAGCCTGTTTGACAAGATGGAACCCGAGCGACGTCCGCGACGCCGACGACGCGCCTATTCGAATCCGAATTTTCGCGTCACCAACAAGCCTGATCCAAAGATTGAGCTGCCGATCAGTGAAGAAGATCGCTTCGCTGCGTAA
- a CDS encoding DUF6655 family protein, protein MALAQTSFLSGDPRTNRRRVRQSFTLSLVMVLVTIAVTGCASTKTSNTARTATEQLLISSAIDRAMSNVRFDEFANYKVFIDEKYLDSVDKGYLVGSLRHNVLQSGGQLVATADVADVVIEPRSGGVGTDTQESYLGIPSLGIPGMPIELPEVKFVSRDTQMGTAKLGLVCYDPKSGKALGLGGETTALTHNNDTYLLGMGPFRSGSVLDQREKAVGFNGVGGSFMSNPAHIAKSKPVMMVNKPAGMPSLDVPFNAAPQIATLPEGITTNR, encoded by the coding sequence ATGGCATTGGCCCAAACTTCTTTTTTGTCCGGCGACCCACGGACCAATCGCCGTCGCGTACGGCAATCATTCACACTTTCGTTGGTCATGGTGCTAGTGACCATAGCAGTGACAGGTTGTGCCAGCACCAAAACGTCCAACACGGCGCGTACGGCAACCGAACAACTGTTGATCTCTTCGGCAATCGATCGCGCGATGTCCAACGTTCGCTTCGACGAGTTTGCTAACTACAAAGTCTTCATTGACGAAAAATACTTGGACTCAGTCGACAAGGGATACCTCGTCGGATCGCTGCGTCATAATGTTCTTCAGTCGGGCGGTCAGCTCGTCGCCACGGCGGACGTTGCCGATGTAGTCATCGAACCACGCAGTGGTGGGGTTGGAACGGATACCCAAGAGTCCTATTTGGGGATCCCATCGCTGGGTATCCCAGGGATGCCAATCGAGTTGCCTGAAGTCAAGTTCGTCTCTCGTGACACCCAGATGGGCACCGCAAAACTGGGTTTAGTCTGCTATGACCCCAAGTCAGGCAAGGCGTTGGGCTTAGGCGGCGAAACGACCGCATTGACGCACAACAACGACACTTACTTGTTGGGAATGGGGCCCTTCCGAAGTGGATCGGTGCTTGACCAACGTGAAAAAGCGGTCGGATTCAACGGCGTCGGTGGTAGCTTCATGAGCAATCCGGCTCATATCGCCAAATCAAAGCCAGTTATGATGGTCAATAAACCTGCCGGAATGCCGTCACTTGACGTTCCATTCAACGCCGCACCTCAGATCGCGACGCTTCCGGAAGGCATCACAACGAACCGCTAA
- a CDS encoding SDR family oxidoreductase — translation MVANLAGKIVAITGGGTGIGAGIAKVLAEAGCRVTVGGRRQDALNKLASSVDSEHKIRTHVVDVADAASIASFFADVRENVGEVDILVNSAGINIQKRTMAEMIPEDWDRVMQINATGAYRCILEVLPAMRARKDGLVINISSVAGKRAISLGGVVYCASKFAMTALGTAISNEVRQEGVRVTNVYPGEVNTPILDNRPTPVSQEHKDAILQPEDIASVILSICHLPPRANVPEIVIKPTTQEWV, via the coding sequence ATCGTGGCGAACTTGGCTGGAAAAATTGTTGCAATCACAGGCGGCGGTACCGGCATCGGCGCCGGCATCGCCAAAGTTTTGGCCGAGGCAGGCTGCCGCGTCACGGTCGGCGGCAGGCGACAAGACGCTCTGAATAAGTTAGCCAGTTCCGTTGATAGCGAGCACAAAATTCGCACCCACGTCGTCGACGTTGCCGACGCAGCAAGTATCGCATCATTTTTCGCAGACGTTCGAGAAAATGTTGGCGAAGTGGACATCCTGGTCAACAGCGCCGGCATCAACATTCAAAAACGGACCATGGCAGAAATGATCCCCGAAGACTGGGACCGCGTAATGCAAATCAACGCGACTGGTGCCTACCGATGTATCCTCGAAGTGCTGCCCGCCATGCGAGCCAGGAAAGACGGGCTTGTGATCAACATCTCGTCGGTCGCTGGCAAGCGAGCGATCTCGTTAGGCGGTGTCGTTTACTGTGCCAGCAAGTTCGCGATGACAGCACTTGGAACCGCAATTTCCAACGAAGTTCGTCAAGAAGGAGTTCGCGTGACCAACGTCTATCCTGGCGAAGTCAATACGCCGATCTTGGACAATCGGCCAACGCCTGTCAGTCAAGAACACAAAGACGCGATTCTGCAACCCGAAGACATTGCCTCGGTCATCTTGTCGATCTGTCACTTGCCACCACGGGCAAATGTGCCGGAAATCGTCATCAAGCCGACGACCCAGGAATGGGTCTAG